The nucleotide window TGGATCAATCCCGATCTCTCCCAACCCGAAGCCTCCAACGTGCCGGTGGTGACGCGGTCCTACACCGCCGGGAACTGGTCCAGCTCGCTGCGCCTCGGCTCCGGCAGCGACAGCAGCGGCGCGGTGATCTGGGATGACGTGTGCGCGGCCACGACATGGACACTGCTCCAGCAGCCGGACACCGATGGTGATGGCATGCCGGACGATTGGGAAACGGCCAACAGCCTCAACCCCGCACTGAATGACGCCACCCTGGATCCGGATAACGACGGACTGAACAATCTGGACGAGTATCGCCAGGGCACCAATCCGCAGGTGGCGGACACCGATGGCGATGGACTTGACGATGGAGATGAAATCGAGCGGGGCACCAATCCCCTTCTCACGGATAGCGATGGCGACGGTCTGTCGGATGGCGTGGAGACCGGCACCGGGATCTATGTGAATGCGACCAACACCGGCACCAATCCTCTCACGGCGGACAGCGACGGTGACGGCTTCAGCGATTCGACCGAGATCACGCTTGGCACCAATCCGAACGATACCGCCTCCTATCCCCCTACCGGCAATCTCGCGCTGCTCGGTTACGATGACTTCGCCTATGCGGCAGGCAATGTCTCCGGACGCAACGGCGGCTTGTATTTCGACACGGACAATTCGATCACGAATAACGCGTTCATCGGCCACGACGGGACTCCCTCCGCGTGGATCAATACGGTGGGCACTCCCACGGTCGCCTCCGGCCGCCTCGTCACCAACAACTCCAGCTCCCGTCGTCCGTTCAATGGACCCGCGACCGGTGCCGGCACGGACGAGGAATACGGGGCGATCGCCAATGGTCGTCCTTGCCAGGTGGTGTACTTCCGCACCCGCATGACCCGCACCGCCTCCGCCACCTTCTCGGGCGTGAGCTGCTATTCCTATACCGCGGAGAAGCTGTTTTTCGGCGTGGTTTCGGAAGGCGCGGGCACCGACACGCTGGGCCTGAGCGAAACGGGAGTCGGCACCACGCAAACAACCGCTTCGGTGGCGGACAACACCGACCATGAAATCGTCGGCAAGCTGGACACCGCCACCGGTCTGGCCGTGCTATGGCTGGACCCGGATTTCACCAAGGCCGAGTCCGCAAACACACCTGCCGTCACGCGTGTGATGTCCTCGTCCTTTGCCACGACTTCCCTGCGATTGTCTTCAGGCGGCCAGGCGACGTGGGACAACCTCCGTGTGACGACGACATGGAATGCGCTGGCGGATGGTTCGCCACAGGCGGTGGCCGACCAAGTCTCCCTGCATCGCGGACAAAAAGTGCGGCTGCAGGTGCTGGCGAATGACAGCGGCGCGTATGACGCACAGGGACTGTCGATTGTTTCCGGTCCATCCTCCGGCACCGCCACGGTGATGGCGGATCATTCGATCCTCTACTCCCATCAAGGGGGAGCTGCTGGAACGGATACCTTCACCTACCGGCTGCCATCCCTGTTCCCCGGCGTGCCCGCGGTGGACGCCACCGTGACGATTACGGTGACGGAGCAACTGAGGATTCCCAGCCCCACGCTCCAGGTGCCGGACTCGCCTCCACCCGCTGCCTATGTCATGGTCAATGCGTTTCCCGGTGTCAGCTTCAGCAATCCGACCTGCATCGCGCGCATCGCCAATGACGGCAAGCGGTTGTTCGTGGGCGAGCGCAATGGCAAGATCTGGCTGATCCCGGACGTGACTGCGGCCGCGCCGGTGAAGCAGTTGTTCCTGGACGTGGCCGCGGTGGTCAATCCGCGCTCCACCGAGGATTTCGTGGACGATTCGAACGAGCGCGGACTGAAGGGCCTGGCCTTCCATCCGGACTACGCGAACAACGGACGGCTGTTTGTGACCTATTGCCTCACGATCAATGGCGTGAAGCAGGTGCGTCTGTCTTCCTTCAATGTGAGTGCGGCCAATCCCGCGGTGGCGGACACCGCTTCGGAGAAGCCCTTCATCACACAAGTCCATCTCGATACCATCCACAACATCGATGACATCGTCTTCGGACCGGACGGTTATCTCTACATGGCCTGCGGTGACGAAGGTCCGCAGAACGACGGCAGCAACAACAGCCAGCGGATCGACAAGAACTTCTGGTCCTCGATCTTCCGCATCGACGTGGATCGCAAGGCGGGATCGCTGGAACCGAATGCCCACGCCGCCATTGCCATCGACGGAACGACCGGCAAGGCCCGCTACGCCGTACCGCAGGACAATCCGTTCATCGGCGCGACTTCCTTCAATGGCACGGCAGTCACTCCGTCCCAGGTGCGCACGGAAATCTACGCGATGGGTTTCCGCAATCCGTGGCAGATGAACTTCGACCCCGTCACCGGCGACCTGTGGGCGGGCGATGTGGGCAACAACACGGTGGAGGAAGTGGACCGCGTGGTCAAAGGCGGGAACTACCAATGGGGCTACAAGGAAGGAACGCTGGCAGGTCCGAAGACGGCTCCCGTGGGATTCACCGGCAATCCCCCGGTATATTCCTATACCCACGGCAGCGGCACCTATCAGGGCGCGTCCGTCACCGGTGGCCTCATCGTGCGCGGCAACCGCTATCCGGGAATCGAAGGACGCTACCTGTTCGCCGACTATGTTTCCGGAAACGTTTGGACGCTCCAGAATCCCACCAGCGCGAATCCGGTGGTGGAGCGCATCGCGGGAGAGACCGGCATCGTGGCCTTCGACACGGATCCCTCCAATGGCGACATCCTGATGGTGGACCTCAATGACGGCCGCATCCTGCGGCTGGCCGTGAGCAGCGATGACAGCACCTTCCCGGATCGCCTGAGCAAGACGGG belongs to Luteolibacter ambystomatis and includes:
- a CDS encoding PQQ-dependent sugar dehydrogenase, which encodes MSPFRILSAWFGLFMIARSALPDGLIGRENFTYPDGAIAGKTGGEGFDRDNSTANNAFTGHTGTTADWDNVGGTPQVSGGRLITSNSSAKREFDGPGEGLNTDEYYGAISGDAAANAKVVYFRFNMTRDAAVTWSGLSSYDFGNERILFGVPNVANPASGKREFAIHILGGAEASYNYSGIVPVAGLTYTLVGKLDFANQVLKLWINPDLSQPEASNVPVVTRSYTAGNWSSSLRLGSGSDSSGAVIWDDVCAATTWTLLQQPDTDGDGMPDDWETANSLNPALNDATLDPDNDGLNNLDEYRQGTNPQVADTDGDGLDDGDEIERGTNPLLTDSDGDGLSDGVETGTGIYVNATNTGTNPLTADSDGDGFSDSTEITLGTNPNDTASYPPTGNLALLGYDDFAYAAGNVSGRNGGLYFDTDNSITNNAFIGHDGTPSAWINTVGTPTVASGRLVTNNSSSRRPFNGPATGAGTDEEYGAIANGRPCQVVYFRTRMTRTASATFSGVSCYSYTAEKLFFGVVSEGAGTDTLGLSETGVGTTQTTASVADNTDHEIVGKLDTATGLAVLWLDPDFTKAESANTPAVTRVMSSSFATTSLRLSSGGQATWDNLRVTTTWNALADGSPQAVADQVSLHRGQKVRLQVLANDSGAYDAQGLSIVSGPSSGTATVMADHSILYSHQGGAAGTDTFTYRLPSLFPGVPAVDATVTITVTEQLRIPSPTLQVPDSPPPAAYVMVNAFPGVSFSNPTCIARIANDGKRLFVGERNGKIWLIPDVTAAAPVKQLFLDVAAVVNPRSTEDFVDDSNERGLKGLAFHPDYANNGRLFVTYCLTINGVKQVRLSSFNVSAANPAVADTASEKPFITQVHLDTIHNIDDIVFGPDGYLYMACGDEGPQNDGSNNSQRIDKNFWSSIFRIDVDRKAGSLEPNAHAAIAIDGTTGKARYAVPQDNPFIGATSFNGTAVTPSQVRTEIYAMGFRNPWQMNFDPVTGDLWAGDVGNNTVEEVDRVVKGGNYQWGYKEGTLAGPKTAPVGFTGNPPVYSYTHGSGTYQGASVTGGLIVRGNRYPGIEGRYLFADYVSGNVWTLQNPTSANPVVERIAGETGIVAFDTDPSNGDILMVDLNDGRILRLAVSSDDSTFPDRLSKTGIFASLADLSPNPGILPYDVNLPFWSDHAKKRRWFAMPAAGSSASFQSEGNWTLPTGAVWVKHFDMEMERGNPASAKRIETRLMVKTDTTAYGVSYRWNDAGTEAFLVPDGGVTIPLRITVNGTPQTQPWSIPSRAQCMTCHSPAAGSLLSFRTRQLNHSGTMASTSGNYLSLLHDAGYLDQAPPAGLARHHAPSETEYSLETRARSWLSVNCSYCHQQGGGGLGAFDLSAWLGLFDTGVIDGPVGNSAGDPADRLIVRGDPLHSAILSRMSVANGYTRMPPLASAVVDQEGIDVVRDWILQELPDRKSYDEWSNSAFAGHPANGVPGADPDGDGVTNQDEYLMHTNPLLGGPPWRPTLGRNGAQLQLSWPNLPDRSIRIWTSTDLMNWSPWNVPGNDGVPRAGTGVRTLPVSGDEAKRFYRFTIGE